Below is a window of Geitlerinema sp. PCC 9228 DNA.
TACTATCGGCTCTTGGTCTAGCCACTACTACGGGAACCTGGCTGTTCCCAAGCCCCGTCGCTTTAGCGCGGGGTCAGTGACAAACATTCAGAAACCGAACGAGACCACCAAGGCTCTAGTAAAAACGATCGCCTACGATGACATCGATACTTTCAGCGTATCGGGTTTGCCGAAATCGCCTTCTACCAAAATACCAAAGCGTTGGTTGGCATGCAGGTGGCGCACAATCATATAGATAGATTCTATATCGTCTCTAGCATCCATCTTGTCAGCCAGCTCTGACAAAGACAAGGGTGCTTTTTCCTGCTGTAACACCTGCAACAGTTGCTGTTGCAATTTCAACACAGCTGCCGCAGCTTTCTTGCCAGCTTCCACCCCGGGTTGGTGGTAGGCATTCACATTCACCAAAGAAGCGTACAATCCCACCGCACGTTCGTACAGAGCAATTAAAGCACCCACCGTACGTGGTGTCACCCCGGGAATCGTCACGGTAAGGGAATGGCGTTGGTTTTCGTAAAGTGCCTTGCGGGTTCCCTGCATCAATCCCGATAGGTAATCTCCAGAAGTCACTTGGGGTTCTACTTCCGGAGACTCCCCTTTGCGGTCTTGGAGCACTTCAATAAAGGTAACAAAAAAGTTGGGGACCCCTTCGCGCAATTGCTGCACGTAAGCGTGTTGGTCGGTGGTGCCTTTATTACCATAAACGGCGATGCCTTGATGCACGGTATTGCCATCGAGGTCTTTTTCTTTACCCAAAGATTCCATAATCAGCTGCTGCAAGTAACGGCTAAATAACAGCAGGCTGTCTTTGTAAGGAAGCACCACCATATCTTTTTCTCCCCGACCGTTGCCTTCAAAATACCAAGCCATGGCGAGCAAGGCCGCGGGATTGTTTTTAAGGTTGGGTTGGCGGGTGGCTTCATCCATGTGTTTGGCACCGAGGAGCATTTCCTGGATGTCGATGCCTTGCAAAGCCGCTGGTAGCAAGCCAACTGCCGACATTTCGGAAGTGCGACCGCCAATCCAATCGTGCATGGGAAAGGTTGCCAGCCAACCTTCGGCGGTGGCTTGTTGTTCTAGTTTGCTGCCGTAGCCGGTGACCGCGATCGCGTGTTTGGGGAAATCCAGATTTTTGGCTGCGAACGCCTGCTGCACCTCTACCATGCCGTTGCGGGTTTCTGGCGTGCCGCCGGATTTGGAAATCACGATCGCCAAGGAACTCGCCAAGCGATCGCCAAGTTGGTGTAACAAGCGATCGATACCGGCGGGGTCGGTATTGTCGATAAAATGAATATTGAGAGGCGGATTTTCTGGTGCCAAGGCTTGCGCCACAAATTGGGGTCCTAACGCCGATCCACCAATGCCAATGGAGATAATATCGGTAAATCGATCGGCTTGGGGAGGACGAATTTTTCCGCTACGCACTTCGCTGGCAAAATTTTTAATTTTGTCTAGGGTTTGGGTAACTTCCTGTTTGAGTTCGTTATCGGGTGCCAGTTCTGGGTCTCGTAACCAGTAGTGACCCACCATACGATTTTCATCGGGATTGGCGATCGCACCGCCTTCCAAAGCTTCCATATCCCGAAATGCACGGTCGAATTTGGGATGCAAAGACTCCACAAAACTTTCGTCAAAGGGAATTCTGCTGATATCGACGTAAAATTGCAATTGGTGGTGATAGTAGAGCCAATCTTGATAGCGTTTCCAGAGTGCTGCTGCATCCATACAAAAAACCGCCTCCATAGATAAATGCTTTCCTACTCTTCCATCCTATAGCGGTTAGCCGCAGATGGTTAGCGATTATGTAAGGTTTCTGAAGATTCGCCGTAGAGTTTTTCCGACGGGGGTTTGGGTAAAATGCGCACCAATTTGACAATTTCCCCCACCATTTCCGTTCCCACCACGTAGCCATCTAGGGTAAACCGATAAAACATCCCGTTGGTATCAATTTGCCGCAGTTGGGGCAATCCCCGCAAGCGATCGCGTTTTGGCAGCTTTACAAACAAAACCGACACGAGTTGTTTGTAGGTGGTTTCATCTTGTTGGCGAATGGCAAACAAATCCAACAGAAACGACCTGGTGTAGCGGATTTCTAAAGTCACGGAAACAAATAAAAAACGGGTGGTTCTCACAGAAATAGGCGGGAAAAGAGAGCGGCGAGGTGGGGAATTACCAGTGAATTTTTTCCGGTGGCTGCTGCAAAAACTGCATGGCTTCCTCGCAAGTGAGGGTATCCCCCGGTCGCAGGCGTTGTTGTGCTGCTTCAATCTGGCTTAACATCCAGACATCGCAAGTAATTTCTTCTAAATGCGGGAGGAGAATGGCCAGTCGTTCGTCGGAAATAGCATCCACCAATCGATGAATTTTGGTTCTGAGATCGTTGCCCATACCGTTTTCTCCAATTGGCAGTCGGGGAAAACCGGAAATTTGTTTTCATTGTAACTGGTTTTCCCCCTCATTTTCTGGTTGAGATTGCACCAGCGATCGCAACTGTTGCAGCAATTGCCGGTAGCGAGACGGTTGGTTGGCTTGCAGTGCCAGTTGGGAGGCTTGGCGAAAATCGGCGATCGCTTCTTGCCGCCACCCCAAGGTAACATAGGTCAATCCCCGATTGTAGTAAGCATCTATGGATTGGGGATTGCGAAAAATCACCGAGGTGTAATCGGCAATGGCTTCGACATATTCCCGCAGGTAAAAATAGGCAACACCACGATTCATGTAGGCATCTGTCAGAGTGGTATCTCGTTTGATGGCTTGGCTGTAATTTTCGATCGCTGCTTGCCACAAAGATTCGGCCTTTTGGGGGGTGCGTCTGGCTAAGGCAGCTTTGGCGACGCCGCGATTGTAATAAGCCAAAACGCGATCGCGATCCAAGTCAATGGCTTCGTCGTAATCGGCAATGGCACTAGCAAAGTCTCCCCGACTGGCTTTCGCCAAACCGCGGTTTACGTAGGCGGCTACCAGTCGGTCGTTGAGTTCGATGGCACGGGTATAGCTATCAATAGCCCCTGGCCAATCTCCCGCCAATCCCAAGGCTACCCCTAAATTGTAATGGGCACCCGCCCAATCGGGAAGGGTTTCCGTTGCCGCACGCAATTTCGCGATCGCCCGATCGTAGTTTTCCCGACGCGCCTGTTCGATTCCCTGTTGCACCAAACTTACCGCTAAACGTCGGTTTTGGTTTGGGGAAGTTTCCTGGCTGGCATGGGATTGTGCCATCCACGGGGATGGTGGCGTTGTGGGGAAGGGAGAAGCGCTCGCAGCGCCAACCAACCCCAACCAAATCGCGATCGATCCACCCAGGCATCCGAGGCACCATACAGACAAAGGTTTGGATGTTAGCAATCTTTTTCCTCTCTAGCCAGTGTCCGATGCTATTCTGCCACGCGCACCGCCGTACCAACCCCTGTAATCACCATCATGGATCCTTTTTCGTCCACGTTAATGGTACCCGTATCGATCTGAATACCCACCACCGCATTGGCATCGAGTTCTTCAGCACGTTCTTGCAATTCTGCCAAAACCTGCTGGTGCCCTTTTTGGAAAAGATTTTCGTAGCTACCGGTGCGACCGCCGAAAAAGTCGCGAAACCCAGCAAACCAATCCCGCAAGGCATTGCCGCCATAGACCACCTCAGCAGAAACCACGCCGAGATATTCTTCTACGGCTCTGTCTTGAAGAACGTCAGTTGTTGATAAAATCATAAAATTGTACCTCCTGCGAGGAAAACCAACCAATGCTGCTTGCGGCGAGCGCCGTCGAACCACCGTTCGTAGCCAGAGGAATTCTCGCCAGACATCCCGAAAAAGCAACCATCTTTGAGAAAAGGTGGTTATCAGTGGGGAGCTAGCTTGGCAAGAGCGGATGGTTCCGTTTCCTTCCCCAGGCTGCATATCAGCCGCTGATACTCCCTAGTCCTATTGCTGAACGGATGCTTCGACGAAACTCAGCCCAAGTACTTTCCTTCAGTGTAAACGAAATTGGTTCGCCCAAAGTTGCAAATCGAGTAAAATTTGGAACCGTGAACAAACAACTCCTCCTCACATTCTCCCTATGGTTTGCCACCACCTGGTCGGGGGTAGCCACCGCGACCCCTGGCTTCATAGCTCCCAATTGGCAACTCACCCAAAATGCTACCGGCAGCGATCGCAGCCAAACTGCCGAACTGGCCGACCTGTTACGGGAAGGCCGAAAATTGTTCGAGTCGGGTAAACTGCAGGAAGCCTTGCAGCTGTACAAGCAGGCTGCCAACCTCGATAAAGAAAATCCCCGGATTTTCTCCGGAATTGGTTATATTTATACCCGCCAGGAAAACTATGAAAATGCCGTAGAAGCTTACGAACAAGCGATCGAGCTGGAACCCAACAACGCCAATTTCCACTATGCGATGGGTTTTGCCCTGGCACAAATGCGCGACAACCAACGCGCTGCCGCCGCCTACCAGCAAGTTATCCAAATCCAGCAGGAACAGGCAACAGCAGGTGAAAGCAGCGACAGCAACGCCCAGCTGATGGAAAATGCTTATTTGGGTCTTGGGGTGGTTCTCATGCGCCAGCAGGACTACGAAGGAGCTTTGCAGGCGTTTCGGGAAGTAGTTGCCCTCGATGACAACAACGCTAGAGCCTACGAATCCATCGGTGCCACTCTGCTACAGCAAGGGAAACCGGAAGAGGCGGTGCGACCGTTACAAAATGCAGCCAACCTGGCCCCCCAACGGGCAAGCACCCACTTAAATCTGGGCTTAGCTTGGTTGAATTCGGGTAATTACGAGGCAGCTTTGATGTCATTCCAACAAGCGTCAGACTTGGAACCAAACAACGGCCAAATTTATTACCAAATTGGTCGCCTGTGGGAGCAACAGGAACGTCCCGATCGCGCCATTGAAGCTTATCGGCAAGCCGTTTCCGTCCAACCGAATTTGGTACAGGCACAAACTGCCATTGGTAAACTATATTTACAAAAAGAACAATACATTCGTGCCATTGTGGCTTACCGGCGTTTAATTGAAATGGCACCAGACAATGCAGATGCTCATTACAATCTGGGACAAGCCTTACTAGAACGCCGGCGCACGGAAGAAGCCAAAGCAGCTCTGAGAAAGGCGAAAACGCTTTACGAAGAAGCGGGTAATGAAGAAGGGGTAAAACAAGCAGAAGCGGCTTTGGCAGAGTTAGAATCGGGTTCGGCATCGGAAACGGAGGAAACGCCGGAGTCAGAAGAAGGGGAAACCTCGGAAACCACCCAAGAAATGGAAGATTCGCCGGAATCTGAAAATGAGGAAGGCGAAGGAGAAGAATAAGGGGAAGAATAAGAAAAAACGAACTGGAGTTGTCCTATTGCTAATCCCATTTCTGAAAAACAATAATTTTCTGAAATTTTCTAAATTTCTCGATCGGGGTGTAAAGCGTGAACGCCCCTACAAAAATGCCTCTCTTATCCCTGGCAAATTATTAAGAAAATACGATCTTGGTCTAATACCAAATCCAACATAGGGAAACCACAATCTTTTTGTAGGGGAAATTCCCCGTAATTGCTTTCTTGTAGGGGTAGGTACGGGGGCACTACCCCTACATTTTTTTGTGGGTGTATGTAATACCATTTCTGAAAAACAACGATTGTCTGGAATTTCTCAATTGCCCTGGTAGGGGCGCTCACGCGTTGCGCCCCTACAAAA
It encodes the following:
- a CDS encoding glucose-6-phosphate isomerase — translated: MDAAALWKRYQDWLYYHHQLQFYVDISRIPFDESFVESLHPKFDRAFRDMEALEGGAIANPDENRMVGHYWLRDPELAPDNELKQEVTQTLDKIKNFASEVRSGKIRPPQADRFTDIISIGIGGSALGPQFVAQALAPENPPLNIHFIDNTDPAGIDRLLHQLGDRLASSLAIVISKSGGTPETRNGMVEVQQAFAAKNLDFPKHAIAVTGYGSKLEQQATAEGWLATFPMHDWIGGRTSEMSAVGLLPAALQGIDIQEMLLGAKHMDEATRQPNLKNNPAALLAMAWYFEGNGRGEKDMVVLPYKDSLLLFSRYLQQLIMESLGKEKDLDGNTVHQGIAVYGNKGTTDQHAYVQQLREGVPNFFVTFIEVLQDRKGESPEVEPQVTSGDYLSGLMQGTRKALYENQRHSLTVTIPGVTPRTVGALIALYERAVGLYASLVNVNAYHQPGVEAGKKAAAAVLKLQQQLLQVLQQEKAPLSLSELADKMDARDDIESIYMIVRHLHANQRFGILVEGDFGKPDTLKVSMSS
- a CDS encoding tetratricopeptide repeat protein, with translation MLTSKPLSVWCLGCLGGSIAIWLGLVGAASASPFPTTPPSPWMAQSHASQETSPNQNRRLAVSLVQQGIEQARRENYDRAIAKLRAATETLPDWAGAHYNLGVALGLAGDWPGAIDSYTRAIELNDRLVAAYVNRGLAKASRGDFASAIADYDEAIDLDRDRVLAYYNRGVAKAALARRTPQKAESLWQAAIENYSQAIKRDTTLTDAYMNRGVAYFYLREYVEAIADYTSVIFRNPQSIDAYYNRGLTYVTLGWRQEAIADFRQASQLALQANQPSRYRQLLQQLRSLVQSQPENEGENQLQ
- a CDS encoding cytotoxic translational repressor of toxin-antitoxin stability system; the encoded protein is MRTTRFLFVSVTLEIRYTRSFLLDLFAIRQQDETTYKQLVSVLFVKLPKRDRLRGLPQLRQIDTNGMFYRFTLDGYVVGTEMVGEIVKLVRILPKPPSEKLYGESSETLHNR
- a CDS encoding tetratricopeptide repeat protein, which produces MNKQLLLTFSLWFATTWSGVATATPGFIAPNWQLTQNATGSDRSQTAELADLLREGRKLFESGKLQEALQLYKQAANLDKENPRIFSGIGYIYTRQENYENAVEAYEQAIELEPNNANFHYAMGFALAQMRDNQRAAAAYQQVIQIQQEQATAGESSDSNAQLMENAYLGLGVVLMRQQDYEGALQAFREVVALDDNNARAYESIGATLLQQGKPEEAVRPLQNAANLAPQRASTHLNLGLAWLNSGNYEAALMSFQQASDLEPNNGQIYYQIGRLWEQQERPDRAIEAYRQAVSVQPNLVQAQTAIGKLYLQKEQYIRAIVAYRRLIEMAPDNADAHYNLGQALLERRRTEEAKAALRKAKTLYEEAGNEEGVKQAEAALAELESGSASETEETPESEEGETSETTQEMEDSPESENEEGEGEE
- a CDS encoding YbjQ family protein codes for the protein MILSTTDVLQDRAVEEYLGVVSAEVVYGGNALRDWFAGFRDFFGGRTGSYENLFQKGHQQVLAELQERAEELDANAVVGIQIDTGTINVDEKGSMMVITGVGTAVRVAE